The following are encoded in a window of Narcine bancroftii isolate sNarBan1 chromosome 2, sNarBan1.hap1, whole genome shotgun sequence genomic DNA:
- the LOC138755048 gene encoding uncharacterized protein isoform X2 yields the protein MNVDLSTPETHPSRQSLEQRALRSGVGESVRQTQGRSGTYLNRSARRRVNILMNFEVREFPSVNLMMSEDKEEVHHYLLKENLMELEMGKMAEVEERNGKSSPTLEMSSPSRLESQG from the exons ATGAACGTGGATCTCTCAACTCCAGAGACACACCCCAGCCGACAG tCGCTGGAACAGAGAGCTCTGCGGTCGGGGGTCGGTGAGAGTGTGCGGCAGACACAAGGCAGATCTGGAACGTATCTCAACAGGTCGGCCAGACGACGGGTGaatattttaatgaattttgaagtCCGTGAATTTCCGTCGGTGAATTTGATG atgtcagaggacaaagaagaagttcaccattatctcctaaaagaaaatctgatggagctggaaatgggcaaaatggcagaagtggaagaacggaatggaaagagttcacctactcttgaaatgagttcaccatctcgactggaatctcaaggctga
- the LOC138755049 gene encoding probable G-protein coupled receptor 139, translating into MPYPAIYYLASIYYPVLAAVGIPVNVAAIVILSRGKCGLSKGITRYLLGMAAADFLVVVIVITLKKINDLYLYARFLHLTRVCSLLVVFRYASMDCSVWFTVAFTYDRYIAICCQNLQKKYCNERVATVVLVIVAAVSCVRCIPFYFVVEPYVIIDNVPWRCAPIPEYYTEPLWRAIELFDSIFTPILPISLIILFNGLTGKHILVANRVRRGLRGNSENQKDSELENRRKSIILLFTISTNFILLWLPYVIHSMNWQRVNQNYTDQQLNTPIFIFQQCGMMLQFLSICTNTCIYGLTQRKFRDELKSGLKFLFTLNGLLCK; encoded by the exons ATGCCTTATCCAGCAATTTACTATTTAGCGAGCATTTACTATCCGGTACTGGCAGCGGTTGGTATTCCCG TTAACGTAGCGGCGATTGTCATCCTGTCTCGTGGAAAATGTGGTCTCTCCAAGGGTATCACTCGCTACCTGTTGGGAATGGCAGCGGCTGATTTCTTGGTGGTCGTGATTGTAATTACCTTGAAGAAGATTAATGATTTATATTTGTACGCCCGTTTTTTGCACTTAACTCGTGTGTGTTCCCTGTTGGTTGTATTTAGATATGCAAGCATggactgctccgtttggttcactGTTGCTTTCACGTACGACCGTTACATCGCAATTTGCTGCCAAAATCTGCAGAAAAAGTATTGTAACGAGAGAGTAGCGACAGTAGTTCTAGTGATCGTAGCGGCAGTGAGCTGTGTGAGGTGCATCCCGTTTTACTTCGTTGTGGAACCTTATGTAATAATTGACAATGTTCCCTGGCGTTGCGCCCCCATACCTGAATACTATACCGAACCCTTGTGGAGAGCAATCGAGTTGTTTGACAGTATCTTTACACCGATACTACCAATAAGTTTAATTATTCTGTTTAATGGTTTAACCGGCAAACATATACTTGTAGCAAACAGAGTCCGCAGAGGGCTGCGGGGCAACAGTGAGAATCAGAAAGATTCAGAACTGGAAAATCGGAGAAAATCGATTATTTTGTTGTTCACTATATCAACTAATTTCATATTGCTGTGGCTGCCCTATGTGATACACTCCATGAACTGGCAAAGGGTGAACCAAAACTACACAGACCAACAGTTGAATACACCAATATTTATCTTTCAACAATGTGGAATGATGTTACAGTTTCTGAGTATCTGCACCAACACATGCATCTATGGACTGACACAGAGGAAGTTCAGAGACGAGTTGAAAAGTGGATTGAAGTTTCTGTTTACATTAAATGGATTACTCTGCAAATAA